The following proteins come from a genomic window of Penaeus monodon isolate SGIC_2016 chromosome 22, NSTDA_Pmon_1, whole genome shotgun sequence:
- the LOC119587434 gene encoding pancreatic triacylglycerol lipase-like, whose amino-acid sequence MEATVRMRLLLVVGTMGVGASSFLLQMQYCFGEIGCFATNTDFYHPLRPTNPTPISREDLDLTYHVWSREDQLGTMVRAARIADILNTTLKASRKTKVLIHGYLDSEGATWVYDMAAALLLYGDFNVLTVDWGGGSRALYDQAAVNARVAGLEVAFLLNWLEAKLDHHPRDVHLIGHSLGATFAGYAGERVIGLGRITGLDPAGPYFENLPPKVRLDPTDALFVDVIHTNGDPLILQGLGMKQACGHLDFYPNGGRQQPGCNVPLRASFDVLNQGIDINHGFTLEQKVALTCSHSRSTQLFISSLISGCEFQAYYCLSHLLYRTGLCQICGDGSWCARMGIEAEKWRGLGQAGRRLEQMYVTTTDEYPYC is encoded by the exons ATGGAGGCGACCGTCAGGATGCGACTGCTCCTTGTCGTCGGGACGATGGGCGTGGGCGCGAGCAGCTTCCTGCTGCAGATGCAATATTGCTTCGGGGAAATCGGATGTTTCGCGACGAACACCGACTTCTACCACCCTCTCCGGCCCACCAATCCCACGCCCATTTCCCGCGAGGACCTGGACCTGACGTATCACGTGTGGAGCCGCGAGGACCAGCTGGGGACCATGGTGCGCGCGGCCAGGATCGCGGACATCCTCAACACCACGCTGAAGGCCTCCAGGAAGACCAAGGTGCTCATCCATGGCTACCTCGATAGCGAAGGAGCGACGTGGGTCTAC GACATGGCTGCCGCCCTCCTGCTCTACGGGGACTTCAACGTGCTGACGGTGGACTGGGGCGGCGGGTCGAGGGCGCTGTACGACCAGGCGGCCGTCAACGCGAGGGTCGCCGGCTTGGAGGTCGCCTTCCTCCTCAACTGGCTCGAGGCCAAGCTAGACCACCACCCGCGGGACGTCCATCTCATCGGCCATTCCCTCGGCG caacgtTCGCAGGATACGCCGGCGAGAGGGTGATCGGGTTGGGCAGGATCACGGGCCTCGATCCTGCAGGACCCTACTTCGAGAACCTTCCTCCCAAAGTCCGCCTGGATCCTACGGACGCGCTCTTCGTTGACGTCATCCACACGAACGGAGACCCACTCATTCTGCAAG GCCTGGGCATGAAGCAGGCGTGCGGGCACCTGGACTTCTACCCGAACGGCGGGCGGCAGCAGCCAGGGTGCAACGTCCCCCTCAGGGCCTCCTTCGACGTGCTAAATCAGGGCATTGATATCAACCACG gttttaCCCTCGAGCAAAAGGTGGCGCTGACCTGCAGCCATAGCCGCTCCACGCAGCTCTTCATAAGCTCTCTGATTTCGGGCTGCGAATTTCAGGCTTACTACTGCCTCAGCCATCTACTCTACAGGACC GGCCTATGTCAAATATGCGGCGACGGGAGCTGGTGTGCTCGCATGGGTATTGAAGCCGAGAAGTGGAGAGGCTTGGGGCAGGCGGGTCGGAGGCTGGAACAGATGTATGTTACGACTACTGATGAATATCCTTATTGTTAA